Within Citrus sinensis cultivar Valencia sweet orange chromosome 1, DVS_A1.0, whole genome shotgun sequence, the genomic segment AAAGGTACAAGTTGAAATTCAAGCTacttgaagttatattccCTCGATGGTTGGAATATGTTGGCTTCTACAACATCCGACCTGAGTTGCGGAGTGCAGACCCCTGGAAAGTTATCACAGTTAAGAGCGTGCCACAACAAGAGTCCGGAACTGGTAATTGCGGTGTTTTTGTATTGATGGTTAcgatgtatttaatgttcAGGCTTAGATTGGAGTTTAACGATAGTCATGTCGAGTACtttagaaagaagattgcggttgatatatttaatgacgaTATTATATTGTAAACCGTTGTAGTAATTTGAATGttgaaacttgaatttttattttaatttgcgcacttaagtttatataattttaatgctcacattttaatatttaaaataaaataaagttttatgacataTAAGTGTACAATGtacaaaaaacaataacagttttaaccaacgaaacacaaaaaacaacaacaattttaACAAACGAATCATTGAAATAATACAACTAACTTCGAGTCGACACAATGAGATTCTTACATCGCTTATGATTATGGTCCAGTTCATGACACCGCCCGCATCTTACAGTCCGCCGATTAACGTCCTCGCCAGCCGAGGGTATTTTGAGCTCTTTACGACGGCCAGGTGGTGGTGCCTCAACTGGTGGGTATACTTGCATATCCTGAATTTCATCTGGAACTTCCCAATCAGCCACATCACCAACTGGCTCCATTGGTTATGCATAAGCCATCGCCAACAATTCTGTAGTGTAAAAGTCCGAGTAAAGGTTAATAAAATCCACCCGGTGTGTTAGACACGCCGCAATTGCATGAGCACATACAAGCTGATAAAGCTGAAACACTTTGCAGGAGcaagtttttttttgcaaGTCAACCAAACCTTCCTTAAGCCCACCACCTATAACTTGAAATCGATGCAGAGACACCGGCCGAACTATCATTCTTTCAGCTATAGTTCTCCTCTCAGTGACTATTTCATTCGCCCATGTTGTTAGCCAAGTAGTCATTGATTcagccacaatttttttatcataaaaccattgctGCAATGTTTTCCTAaagtgatcaacaagatgagtaaCAGAAAATTTTTGAGGTTCCCTCATCAAAGAATTAGCACTCTCCGCGATGTTGGTGGTAAGTATGCTATACCTCCTACCTTCAAACTGAGACCTTACCCAATTACACGTACCGACATTATTTTCTAGGTAATCAGCTGCACCCGAGTGGATAATCCACAACCCTTCAAGTTGTCTCTTAAATTCCTCGTGGCCATATGCTTTTACTGCATTAATAAAGGCAGGCTCAAATTCATCCCAAAGAGCTTTGGACATTTTAAACTATGACTTAATGTTACCTTTGATGTGGTAAAAACAAATGCCATGAGTTGCATTGTGAAATACTTTAAGAACGACTCTCCTTATGGCAGTGCATCGATCAGAGATAATTACCAACTCAGGTCTATCGCCAATCACTCCGTGTAACTTCATCATAAACCATTCCCAAGCATCATTGTTTTTTGAATCCATGATCCCAATGGTTAACGGATACAATTGATTGTTATCATCAAGACATGTTGCCACGAACATGCTTCCACGATATAGTCCCTTCAGATAAGTACCATCTACAGCAATGACAGGCCGAATATATTGCATAAAACCCTTGATGGAAGATCCGAGTGCTACAAAATAGTACAAGAAATTACCATCTCCATCATACTCGAGGTGAGTAATTGTACCCTCATTCGTTGTAGTTACTATGTGAGAGTATTTAGGGAGCAAGTTGTATGACTCTATAGCGTTGCCTCGAACTATTTCAAGACCAACTTCTCTCGCCCGATATGCCTGCTGGTATGTTAACTGAACACCGTATTCTTATTGTATATCTGCTCTTATGTCATTCGGGGTATAAATCCTCTtatcttgaatatatttttctatgaTAATATGACCGACAACCCGGCGCCTTACTTGATGACGTCTATCAACCAATACCTCATTATGACAAGTGTGTACATTGTCAATTCTCTGCACCGCCCAAGGAACATTTTGCTCGTTCGAACATCTAGTTGCTCGAATACGTCATTTACATTATTCTGAACAACAGTGAGCCTCGAAACGTGTCATAGTAGACCGCgcaatcttgaaatcaaacttatccCTAAAGGCAACCTTGCGTAGTTGTAATATAAACTCATTCTTCTCAGCAAATAGCTTACCCACACTTATATCATCTGAGTCACAACTGCTAACAAAGCTTGGAGCAACCATGTTCGAAGGCAAAGTTGAAGCAAGACTTGTAAGGGTCAATTCTCCTTCTCGATCGAACCATAGAAGGAATAGGTCTATTGCCTCTATTATTCACAAGAGTATTGTCTTCACACTCATCCTCATACTGAAACGACAGAACATTCAAAGGACCGGCTCc encodes:
- the LOC127903678 gene encoding uncharacterized protein LOC127903678 — its product is MSKALWDEFEPAFINAVKAYGHEEFKRQLEGLWIIHSGAADYLENNVGTCNWVRSQFEGRRYSILTTNIAESANSLMREPQKFSVTHLVDHFRKTLQQWFYDKKIVAESMTTWLTTWANEIVTERRTIAERMIVRPVSLHRFQVIGGGLKEGLVDLQKKTCSCKVFQLYQLVCAHAIAACLTHRVDFINLYSDFYTTELLAMAYA